The DNA region AAAAGATAGACTCTTGTCACCCTGCGTAATGGTAATTGTTTTATCTTCCGAACCATCTATTTGTTCAGGTTTAAATGTGTGTAAATAAGAGATAGTTTTGTGAACGCGGTCAATAAGTTCGGGTAATGTAGTTTCATTGTCCTCAAACTTAGGTGCTTCTGCCCCTGCTAATTGTGCAGCACCTCTCTTGGCTATGTCAGAAGCAATTTGTACTTGTCTTGACAATGGAAACATATCTGGAAATAGACGACTATTGGGCAACACATACTGATCTATTTTTTTTGTTTGTGCATATGTAGCACCTTTTTCAAGAATACCTACAAGGTTAGTTAGTGTGTGAATAAACACTGGTACTGAAGCTTGATACATTGAAATGGTCAT from Nostoc sp. UHCC 0302 includes:
- a CDS encoding DUF1993 domain-containing protein; its protein translation is MTISMYQASVPVFIHTLTNLVGILEKGATYAQTKKIDQYVLPNSRLFPDMFPLSRQVQIASDIAKRGAAQLAGAEAPKFEDNETTLPELIDRVHKTISYLHTFKPEQIDGSEDKTITITQGDKSLSFEGMPFLLYFVLPNVYFHVTTTYDILRHSGVELGKKDFLGKR